In Mesobacillus jeotgali, the genomic window AATTGAAGGAACAGCAGGCGGCGGCATGGTCACTGTTGTCGTAACTGGACATAAAGAAATCGTTGACGTTCAAATCAAACCAGAGGTAGTAGACCCGGATGATGTTGAAATGCTGCAGGACCTTGTGCTGGCTGCAACAAACGATGCTTTGAAAAAGGCGGAAGAATTAACAAACAAGACAATGGGACAATTCACAAAAGGGATGAACCTTCCTGGGGGAATGTTCTAGGAGGAATAAATAATAATGCATTATCCTGAACCAATATCAAAGCTGATCGACAGCTTTATGAAATTGCCAGGTATCGGCCCGAAAACGGCCGCGCGTCTGGCTTTTTTTGTCTTAAGTATGAAAGAAGAAACCGTACTGGATTTTGCTAAGGCTCTGGTGAACGCTAAGCGCAACTTGACGTATTGTTCTGTCTGCGGGCATATCACTGACCAGGATCCTTGTTATATCGATGAAGACCCAAGGCGGGACCGTAGTATCATCTGTGTAGTCCAGGATCCCAAGGATGTTATCGCGATGGAAAAGATGAAGGAATATAACGGACTTTATCATGTGCTGCACGGAGCCATTTCACCAATGGATGGAATTGGTCCGGAAGACATCAATATTCCAGATCTGCTGAAAAGGCTCCAGGATGAAACCGTTCAGGAAGTCATTCTAGCCACGAACCCCAATATCGAAGGCGAAGCGACTGCGATGTACATTTCAAGGCTCCTCAAGCCGTCAGGTATAAAAATAACAAGGATTGCCCACGGCTTGCCTGTTGGCGGGGACCTTGAGTACGCAGATGAAGTCACTCTCTCAAAAGCCCTTGAAGGCCGTCGTGAAGTTTAACTCCGCATACACGAACTACTCTACTGGAGGAAGGTCATGTTATTTCGTAAAAAGAAATGGCTTAGAAAAGAATTCGACCAAAAACTAATGGAACAGCTTAACAGCATGAAGACAGAATGGAACAATCAGAAGCTGCTGGTTGAAAGAAGCTTCGATCCGTCGGAAGAGTTCATCACTGAAGCGAAAATTGCGGAAGCAAAATACTTCTTTCTATTTAAAGAGGCTAAGCATAGGAAAATCACAATAAGGACTAAATAACGCAATTTCCATACAATCAGGTCTTATTTCATTTGCTTGTACATAAAATTGTACAAGACATTGAAGTAAGGAGGATAAGTATGGATCCTGTAGTTGTCATATCGGTCTTGGGGGGATTAATCCTTTTGCTGCTCATTATAGGTGCACCCACAAAGCCGCTTCGCTTTATTGGGCAGAGCGTGGTGAAAATCCTGATTGGAGCCATCTTTTTATTTTTTCTGAATGCTTTCGGAACCAGCTTCGGAATCTACGTGCCAATCAACATTGCAACCGCAGCAGTCTCCGGATTGCTGGGGATACCTGGTGTATTCGCTCTTGTTGCAATTCAGACTTGGATTATATAATGTATGGACGCCGCTTCCAGAAGAAGCGGCGCTTTATTGTTTCAGAAGAGTCCTTCACGGGATAGTGCAGGGTATATTCAAAAAAACTTTGCGAAAAGCTATTGACCAGGCATGGAGAACTTGTTATTATATTAAACGTTGCTGTTGAACAGCCGTTAATAACTTTTAAAAAAAGATGTTGACGAAACAATGGCAGCATGGTATATTATTT contains:
- a CDS encoding YaaL family protein produces the protein MLFRKKKWLRKEFDQKLMEQLNSMKTEWNNQKLLVERSFDPSEEFITEAKIAEAKYFFLFKEAKHRKITIRTK
- a CDS encoding YbaB/EbfC family nucleoid-associated protein codes for the protein MMRGMGNMQNMMKQMQKMQKKMEEAQVQLGEEKIEGTAGGGMVTVVVTGHKEIVDVQIKPEVVDPDDVEMLQDLVLAATNDALKKAEELTNKTMGQFTKGMNLPGGMF
- the recR gene encoding recombination mediator RecR, which translates into the protein MHYPEPISKLIDSFMKLPGIGPKTAARLAFFVLSMKEETVLDFAKALVNAKRNLTYCSVCGHITDQDPCYIDEDPRRDRSIICVVQDPKDVIAMEKMKEYNGLYHVLHGAISPMDGIGPEDINIPDLLKRLQDETVQEVILATNPNIEGEATAMYISRLLKPSGIKITRIAHGLPVGGDLEYADEVTLSKALEGRREV
- a CDS encoding pro-sigmaK processing inhibitor BofA family protein translates to MDPVVVISVLGGLILLLLIIGAPTKPLRFIGQSVVKILIGAIFLFFLNAFGTSFGIYVPINIATAAVSGLLGIPGVFALVAIQTWII